In the genome of Penaeus vannamei isolate JL-2024 chromosome 26, ASM4276789v1, whole genome shotgun sequence, one region contains:
- the LOC113805645 gene encoding probable serine hydrolase, translated as MAEVSWRPVSVDVGWGTLRGKTCTVGGGDAPTLRVVAVHGWLDNANSFDTLVPLLPAGVEVLALDLPGHGLSDHLALGAHYNPFTYAFNLRAAVTGLGWARFAVMGHSMGAAVVNYFAALFPEFVEGVVSLDFLRPFHLLEPVDRWRTYAFDLFKYEQFEPGAGTVYSEAEAVDRLVTARAIGNDDEVNVSREAAHTLLPRSARRVEDGYVWGHDPKARATFLTVFGGRNWVEAIAAVRCPVLAVVATRGVCTMPVRFYTRVFETYNANAAWFSHEVVEGAHHVHLTHPERVAPAVARFLGDLRGRRGCGAKARL; from the coding sequence ATGGCGGAGGTGTCTTGGCGCCCCGTGAGCGTGGACGTGGGCTGGGGGACGCTGCGAGGCAAGACCTGCACGGTGGGCGGGGGCGACGCGCCCACGCTGAGGGTGGTGGCCGTGCACGGGTGGCTGGACAATGCCAACTCGTTCGACACGCTGGTGCCCCTCCTGCCGGCGGGCGTGGAGGTGCTGGCCCTCGACCTCCCCGGGCACGGCCTGTCGGACCACCTGGCCCTCGGCGCGCACTACAACCCCTTCACGTACGCCTTCAACCTGCGGGCGGCCGTGACGGGGCTGGGCTGGGCTCGGTTCGCCGTGATGGGCCACAGCATGGGCGCCGCCGTCGTCAACTACTTCGCGGCGCTGTTCCCCGAGTTCGTGGAGGGCGTGGTCAGCCTGGACTTCCTGCGGCCGTTCCACCTGCTGGAGCCCGTCGACCGCTGGCGCACCTACGCCTTCGACCTGTTCAAGTACGAGCAGTTCGAGCCCGGCGCCGGCACCGTGTACTCGGAGGCGGAGGCCGTCGACCGCCTCGTGACGGCCCGGGCCATCGGCAACGACGACGAGGTCAACGTGTCGCGCGAGGCGGCGCACACGCTGCTGCCCCGCTCGGCGCGCCGCGTGGAGGACGGCTACGTGTGGGGCCACGACCCGAAGGCGCGCGCCACCTTCCTCACCGTCTTCGGCGGCCGCAACTGGGTCGAGGCCATCGCCGCCGTCCGGTGCCCCGTCCTGGCCGTGGTGGCCACCAGGGGCGTGTGCACCATGCCCGTGCGCTTCTACACCCGTGTCTTCGAGACGTACAACGCCAACGCGGCGTGGTTTTCGCACGAGGTGGTGGAGGGCGCGCACCACGTGCACCTGACGCACCCAGAGCGCGTGGCGCCCGCCGTCGCCCGCTTCCTGGGCGACCTTCGGGGACGCAGAGGGTGCGGCGCCAAGGCCAGGCTGTGA